From the genome of Paraburkholderia flava, one region includes:
- a CDS encoding TetR/AcrR family transcriptional regulator — MRESKRQQVVEKATELFSRYGFHPVGVDWIIDDSGVARMTLYRHFTGKDDLVREVLEQRYHFIIGSMEQSLEGVTDPVKQVKGLFDWYGNWFRTPEFAGCLFERALAEFGTSYPKISEVAIRYREKIVSWIAEILRDVLPEPAAKRLADVCMMLLDGATVEARAFNDASAAAKAWQAVEAMLAQATVKAA, encoded by the coding sequence ATGCGCGAGAGCAAGCGCCAGCAGGTCGTGGAAAAAGCCACCGAGCTGTTTTCCAGGTATGGCTTCCACCCGGTGGGCGTGGACTGGATCATCGACGATTCGGGCGTCGCGAGAATGACGCTGTACCGGCATTTCACCGGCAAGGACGATCTTGTCCGCGAGGTACTGGAACAGCGCTATCACTTCATCATCGGCAGCATGGAGCAGAGTCTCGAAGGCGTCACCGATCCGGTCAAACAGGTGAAGGGACTCTTCGACTGGTATGGCAACTGGTTCAGAACGCCCGAATTCGCGGGATGTCTGTTTGAGCGCGCACTCGCGGAATTCGGCACAAGCTACCCGAAGATTTCCGAAGTTGCGATTCGCTACCGCGAGAAAATCGTCAGCTGGATCGCGGAGATTCTGCGAGACGTCTTACCGGAACCGGCAGCCAAACGTTTAGCGGATGTATGCATGATGCTGCTCGATGGCGCGACCGTCGAAGCGCGGGCATTCAACGACGCGTCCGCGGCTGCGAAGGCATGGCAAGCGGTTGAGGCGATGCTCGCACAGGCGACGGTGAAGGCCGCTTAA
- a CDS encoding glycosyl hydrolase family 95 catalytic domain-containing protein, producing the protein MKISVNQKRRKLLKLGGAAAIIPVAGRAGAASLSPAGATGDFSAIQSEAFDSAISSAQSDALVSADRALLFKYDSPAVESSILFQGLPVGNGRLGAMAGGASEREVLYLNEITLWSGTRDIVDPAYTTSGMGTYLSLGRLYIDLPAHAGATNYRRSLDISNSVVRTQYRVGGKTYKREIFSSFPDNVIVIRLTSSHGGAYNGTVSLFDGQGTQTVGESNQALSFSGAVGGSGELYSAYVLVVPDAGSASLGAGNAQITLRNCPAVTIIVAARTDYNGRYVDNYLTGINPRESAIADAKSAAERRYGALLERHVRDYRSLFDRMDLDFGRSSDSQNALTIPERLLQRQVNPSAADPELEAMYVQFGRYLTISSSRGSLPANLQGLWSTTNNPPWMADYHTDINIQMNYWLADRAGLPECQQPFVDYVTGQLPSWVQSTKNHFNDAANANYSNSSGNVAGWTVAISTGIYGSLGWDWSPPASAWYCRTLWNHYEFTLDRAYLARIYPVIKSACEFWQVRLIRDPATGLLVDDKDWSPEQGPHQQLGITYAQELVWDLFTNYLTASQLLGKDADFARTIATMKSQLYLPKVSPTTGQLQEWMSDSVVGETGHRHLSPLIGWFEGERITLDSDPKLVAGVKALLTARGFDSFGWGLAWRIACWAHFHDAATSYSMIPKLLRYSAGNDGVSGTFANMFDAYALSSNSSAFQIDANFGGPAAILEMLLQSRMDRITVLPALPTQWGTGSVKGLRAKGGFTVDLKWSRGSLSSVKLTSVGGTRTTLQYGNRTRTVAMQAGSTMRFDGNLQPGY; encoded by the coding sequence ATGAAGATTTCCGTCAATCAAAAGCGTCGCAAGCTGCTTAAACTCGGTGGCGCCGCCGCCATCATTCCGGTTGCAGGCCGTGCCGGTGCAGCCTCTCTTTCTCCAGCCGGTGCGACCGGCGACTTCTCCGCCATCCAGTCCGAAGCGTTCGATTCGGCGATCTCTTCCGCGCAGTCCGACGCGCTCGTTTCGGCCGATCGGGCGTTGCTGTTCAAGTACGACTCGCCTGCGGTAGAGTCCAGCATCCTGTTCCAGGGGCTGCCGGTCGGGAACGGCCGACTGGGCGCGATGGCGGGCGGGGCGAGCGAACGCGAAGTGCTTTACCTGAACGAAATCACGCTGTGGTCGGGCACGCGAGACATCGTCGATCCGGCCTACACGACGAGCGGCATGGGTACGTATCTGTCGCTGGGCAGGCTCTACATCGATCTGCCCGCGCATGCGGGCGCGACGAATTACAGGCGCTCGCTCGACATCAGCAATTCGGTTGTGCGCACGCAGTACCGCGTCGGCGGCAAGACCTACAAGCGCGAGATTTTCAGCAGTTTTCCCGACAACGTGATCGTGATCCGTCTGACGTCGTCGCATGGCGGTGCGTATAACGGCACCGTTTCGCTGTTCGACGGGCAGGGCACGCAAACCGTCGGCGAGTCGAATCAGGCACTGTCGTTTTCGGGCGCGGTCGGCGGCAGTGGAGAACTGTATTCGGCCTACGTGCTGGTTGTTCCGGACGCAGGCAGCGCGTCGCTCGGCGCGGGCAATGCGCAGATCACGCTGCGGAATTGCCCGGCGGTCACGATCATCGTCGCCGCGCGCACCGACTACAACGGCCGCTACGTCGACAACTATCTGACCGGTATCAATCCGCGCGAGTCGGCCATCGCCGACGCGAAAAGCGCTGCGGAGCGACGCTACGGCGCGCTGCTCGAGCGCCATGTGCGCGATTACCGTTCGCTGTTCGATCGCATGGATCTCGATTTCGGCAGATCGAGCGATTCGCAAAACGCACTGACGATTCCCGAGCGTTTGCTGCAGCGCCAGGTGAACCCATCCGCAGCCGATCCCGAACTCGAAGCGATGTACGTGCAGTTCGGACGCTACCTGACGATCTCGTCGTCGCGCGGCTCGTTGCCGGCGAATCTGCAAGGCTTGTGGAGCACGACGAACAACCCGCCGTGGATGGCCGATTACCACACCGACATCAACATCCAGATGAACTACTGGCTCGCCGACCGGGCCGGGTTGCCGGAGTGCCAGCAACCGTTCGTCGATTACGTGACCGGGCAACTGCCGTCGTGGGTGCAGTCGACGAAGAATCACTTCAACGATGCCGCGAACGCGAATTACAGCAATTCCAGCGGCAACGTCGCGGGCTGGACGGTGGCGATTTCGACGGGCATCTACGGTTCGCTCGGTTGGGACTGGAGTCCGCCGGCAAGCGCGTGGTATTGCCGCACGCTGTGGAATCACTACGAGTTCACACTCGACCGCGCGTATCTGGCGAGGATCTATCCGGTCATCAAGTCCGCGTGCGAATTCTGGCAGGTGCGTTTGATCCGCGATCCTGCAACGGGTCTGCTCGTCGACGACAAGGACTGGTCGCCGGAGCAGGGACCGCATCAGCAGCTCGGCATCACGTACGCGCAGGAACTCGTGTGGGATCTGTTCACGAACTACCTCACGGCGAGCCAGTTGCTCGGCAAGGACGCAGACTTTGCGCGGACGATTGCGACGATGAAATCGCAGCTCTATCTGCCGAAGGTGAGCCCCACGACCGGGCAGCTTCAGGAGTGGATGAGCGACAGCGTCGTCGGCGAGACGGGACACCGGCATCTGTCGCCGCTGATCGGATGGTTCGAAGGCGAGCGCATCACGCTCGACAGCGATCCGAAGCTCGTGGCTGGTGTGAAAGCGCTGCTGACCGCGCGCGGTTTCGATTCGTTCGGATGGGGCCTCGCGTGGCGCATTGCATGCTGGGCACACTTCCACGACGCCGCGACCAGCTACTCGATGATCCCGAAGCTGTTGCGTTACTCGGCGGGTAACGATGGCGTCAGCGGCACGTTCGCGAACATGTTCGACGCGTACGCGTTGTCGAGTAATTCGTCTGCATTCCAGATCGACGCGAACTTCGGCGGTCCGGCCGCGATACTCGAAATGCTGCTGCAAAGCCGGATGGATCGCATCACGGTGCTGCCCGCATTGCCCACGCAATGGGGCACCGGAAGCGTGAAGGGATTGCGCGCGAAGGGCGGCTTTACGGTGGATCTCAAGTGGAGCCGTGGATCGTTGTCGTCGGTGAAACTCACGAGCGTCGGCGGGACGCGCACGACGCTGCAATACGGCAACCGCACGCGGACCGTCGCGATGCAGGCGGGCAGCACGATGAGATTCGACGGCAATCTCCAGCCAGGGTATTGA
- a CDS encoding alpha-galactosidase D translates to MKILGRTQVVLLFVSAMMMFGLSACGGDQNSSEAASVLHAEANAADASSSQTPSTQTAAQQSIALPPMGWASWNAYGCNITEDLVKTAANAISGGLKKDGPLMKAGYSYINVDDCWFAPSRDPQGNLVADPVRFPSGIKALAAYVHARGLKFGIYEVPSFETCAQRNNLYAGHTTPMGSLGHEVQDAKTFASWDVDYVKYDWCTPDGTLDDQVAGFQKMRDALNSAGAAVNRRIVYSINPNSFHSDKTGRSYDWGQIADLWRTTEDITYDTGTPGHQSTPDFSRIVNQNFYGNYFPEAQHTGVYNDADMMLAGFGLTAAQDRTHMSLWAISGAPLILGTDFTTPVSADTMATLTNPEVLAIDQDARGLQAIRVAVPQNGLGVWAKLLSGQGRRAVVLLNTTGTAAAITVNWKDLGLDPSASARVRDVWAHTDLGSPTSGYTAANVPAGGSVMLTIAGTDDASKIQKAKPMKQADGVARYTLTATTGGYIDVNYRNTGTSALKVSLILNESVLTTITLPVTPRNTQGTITLYMPFTPGSNKLTFVLPGKGRSAPEIDKVTLLAAPQLALPPVAYEAESAANVIQDASIAACNICSGNNKVGNLTNSDSSLQFNGIVAASDGQYTLPVVYISADDGGGSPRALNVSINGGPLIPVQFPGEGTWDFPILSSVQLTVPLKAGMNTVKFSVLSGNYGPDIDGLGQAVKQ, encoded by the coding sequence ATGAAGATCCTGGGTCGTACACAGGTGGTTCTGTTATTCGTCAGCGCGATGATGATGTTCGGTCTGTCCGCGTGCGGCGGCGATCAGAATTCATCCGAAGCCGCGAGCGTCCTGCACGCCGAGGCAAATGCAGCAGACGCATCGTCGTCTCAAACGCCTTCAACGCAAACTGCGGCTCAACAGTCGATCGCGCTCCCGCCGATGGGCTGGGCGTCATGGAACGCATACGGCTGCAACATCACCGAAGACCTGGTGAAAACGGCCGCGAATGCGATCTCCGGTGGTTTGAAGAAAGACGGTCCGCTGATGAAAGCGGGCTACAGCTATATCAACGTCGACGATTGCTGGTTTGCGCCGTCGCGCGATCCGCAAGGCAACCTGGTCGCCGACCCCGTGCGCTTCCCCAGCGGCATAAAAGCACTGGCCGCCTATGTTCACGCACGCGGCCTGAAATTCGGCATCTACGAAGTCCCTTCGTTCGAAACCTGCGCGCAGCGCAATAACCTGTATGCCGGTCACACGACGCCGATGGGCAGTCTCGGACACGAAGTGCAGGATGCCAAAACATTCGCATCGTGGGACGTCGATTACGTGAAGTACGACTGGTGCACGCCGGACGGCACGCTCGACGATCAGGTCGCGGGCTTCCAGAAGATGCGCGATGCGCTGAACAGCGCAGGTGCGGCGGTGAATCGACGCATCGTCTACAGCATCAACCCGAACAGTTTCCATAGCGACAAGACGGGTCGCTCGTACGACTGGGGGCAAATCGCGGACCTGTGGAGAACGACTGAGGACATCACGTACGACACCGGCACGCCGGGCCATCAGAGCACGCCCGACTTCTCGCGGATCGTGAACCAGAACTTCTACGGCAACTACTTTCCGGAAGCGCAGCACACGGGCGTCTACAACGATGCGGACATGATGCTCGCAGGGTTCGGTCTGACGGCTGCGCAGGATCGCACGCATATGAGCTTGTGGGCGATTTCCGGCGCACCGCTGATCCTCGGCACCGATTTCACGACCCCCGTTAGCGCGGACACGATGGCGACGCTGACCAATCCCGAAGTGCTCGCGATCGATCAGGACGCACGCGGCCTGCAGGCGATTCGCGTCGCGGTACCGCAGAATGGCCTGGGTGTATGGGCCAAACTGCTGTCGGGTCAGGGTCGTCGTGCAGTGGTTCTGCTCAACACGACAGGGACCGCCGCAGCGATCACGGTGAACTGGAAAGACCTCGGACTGGACCCGTCCGCTTCGGCTCGCGTGCGCGATGTCTGGGCGCACACGGATCTCGGCTCACCGACGTCCGGCTACACGGCGGCCAATGTGCCGGCCGGCGGTTCCGTGATGCTGACGATCGCCGGCACGGACGACGCGTCGAAGATCCAGAAAGCGAAACCGATGAAGCAGGCGGATGGAGTTGCCCGCTATACGTTGACTGCGACGACGGGCGGATACATCGACGTCAACTACCGCAACACGGGAACGTCCGCGTTGAAGGTCTCGCTGATTCTCAACGAGAGCGTCCTGACGACGATCACGCTTCCGGTGACGCCGAGAAACACGCAAGGCACGATCACGCTGTACATGCCGTTCACTCCGGGGAGCAACAAGCTGACCTTCGTGCTTCCGGGCAAGGGCCGCAGCGCGCCTGAAATCGACAAGGTGACCTTGCTTGCCGCTCCGCAGCTCGCATTGCCGCCGGTCGCCTATGAAGCGGAAAGCGCCGCCAACGTGATTCAGGACGCGTCCATCGCGGCATGCAACATCTGCAGCGGCAACAACAAGGTCGGCAATCTCACGAACTCGGATTCGAGCCTGCAGTTCAACGGCATCGTTGCGGCATCCGATGGCCAGTACACGCTCCCCGTCGTCTACATCAGCGCGGACGATGGCGGCGGTTCGCCGCGTGCATTGAACGTCAGCATCAACGGCGGTCCGCTGATTCCGGTCCAGTTCCCGGGCGAAGGGACGTGGGATTTCCCGATCCTGTCGAGCGTTCAACTGACGGTCCCGCTTAAAGCCGGCATGAACACCGTCAAGTTCTCGGTGCTGTCCGGTAACTACGGTCCCGACATCGACGGGTTAGGTCAGGCGGTCAAACAGTAA
- a CDS encoding LysR substrate-binding domain-containing protein, producing MTLDLDLLRAFIAVAEAGSFTAAADVVGRSQSAVSQKVLRLEESLGLQVLERTSRSLSVTPDGERVLVAGRRLLAQYDAFMQELRNPEPLETLRLGVSENLVQTQLPLLLARVRERYPNLQLELTTASSQDLFANHEAGLLDLVLAKRKREGSAHRGRVIWREPLVWLAASGFRSDAKRPARLVMMRPPCGYREVMTETLDAARREWTTACTASNLVGVQAAVAGGLGVTVLGRSFLQDGMKILPTSAQWPALPASEVAVIGEDSVAQHIVQPLIALFVEVLTESSTSALDVTAGNR from the coding sequence ATGACGCTCGACCTCGATCTTCTACGTGCATTCATCGCCGTTGCCGAAGCGGGCAGCTTTACGGCGGCCGCGGATGTCGTCGGTCGTTCGCAATCGGCCGTCAGCCAGAAAGTGCTGCGTCTCGAAGAGAGCCTGGGGCTTCAGGTGCTGGAGCGCACAAGCCGATCGTTGAGCGTCACGCCGGATGGTGAACGCGTGCTGGTCGCCGGGCGACGTCTGCTCGCGCAATACGATGCGTTCATGCAGGAACTACGCAATCCTGAGCCGCTGGAAACGCTACGCTTAGGTGTCTCCGAGAATCTGGTCCAGACGCAGTTGCCTTTGCTGCTTGCGCGAGTGCGTGAACGCTATCCGAATCTGCAGCTCGAGCTGACCACTGCGTCGAGTCAGGATCTGTTTGCAAACCACGAAGCGGGATTGCTGGACCTGGTGCTGGCGAAGAGGAAGCGCGAAGGTTCGGCGCATCGTGGCCGGGTCATCTGGAGAGAGCCGCTGGTGTGGCTGGCGGCAAGCGGCTTTCGTAGCGACGCGAAGCGGCCCGCCAGGCTCGTGATGATGCGTCCGCCCTGCGGGTACCGCGAAGTGATGACCGAAACGCTGGACGCGGCCCGCCGCGAATGGACGACTGCGTGTACCGCGAGCAACCTGGTCGGCGTTCAGGCCGCGGTCGCGGGCGGTTTAGGCGTGACCGTGCTGGGCAGGTCTTTTCTGCAGGACGGTATGAAAATCCTGCCGACGTCCGCACAATGGCCCGCGCTGCCTGCGTCGGAAGTCGCGGTCATCGGCGAGGATTCTGTCGCGCAGCATATCGTGCAGCCGTTGATTGCATTGTTCGTCGAGGTCCTGACGGAGAGTTCCACGTCCGCGCTGGATGTGACAGCGGGCAACCGATAG
- a CDS encoding ester cyclase produces the protein MDKQNSVKIVENFWREVWQSRNPDAVDHLVAEDFCITSGGVEIRSRGNFKKWVAAFLASIDDFEFHVVESFQNETGDRVVSRWRVTGKNNGFMGFEPCQSPIDMTGTAVLHVREDGLLQHNWVERNALEVHRSLMAVRESAGTL, from the coding sequence ATGGACAAGCAAAATTCAGTGAAGATCGTCGAGAACTTCTGGCGAGAAGTATGGCAATCGCGCAACCCCGACGCGGTCGACCATCTGGTTGCGGAAGACTTTTGCATTACGTCGGGTGGTGTGGAAATCCGTTCGCGTGGCAACTTCAAGAAGTGGGTGGCCGCTTTTCTGGCGAGCATCGACGACTTTGAGTTTCATGTCGTCGAGAGCTTTCAGAACGAAACGGGTGACCGGGTTGTGAGCCGGTGGCGTGTGACGGGGAAAAACAATGGCTTCATGGGTTTTGAGCCATGCCAGTCACCCATCGACATGACCGGAACCGCGGTACTGCACGTACGCGAAGACGGACTGTTGCAGCACAATTGGGTCGAGCGGAACGCGCTGGAGGTGCATCGGAGTTTGATGGCTGTGAGGGAAAGCGCAGGCACTCTCTGA
- a CDS encoding sigma-70 family RNA polymerase sigma factor — MRREPTPLHKLYAEHHGWLVGWLRRRLGNSDQAADLAQDTFVKLVGERDTPPLEQPRAYLATIARRLLIDQARRQTLEQIYLETLAAQPVHHAPSEEARALVLESLRQIDAILQKLSEPVRAAFLMSQLDGLTYEEIAGRLSVSTRTIKRYMATAFEECLCAMYEV, encoded by the coding sequence ATGCGCAGGGAACCTACGCCGTTGCACAAGCTTTATGCGGAGCATCACGGCTGGCTCGTCGGCTGGCTGCGCAGGCGCCTGGGCAACTCGGACCAGGCAGCGGATCTCGCTCAGGACACGTTCGTCAAACTGGTCGGCGAGCGCGACACCCCGCCGCTCGAGCAGCCGAGAGCGTATCTGGCCACCATTGCCCGCCGGTTGCTGATCGACCAGGCGCGGCGTCAGACGCTCGAACAGATTTATCTGGAGACGTTGGCAGCGCAGCCGGTCCACCACGCGCCGTCCGAAGAAGCCAGGGCGCTGGTGCTCGAAAGTCTGCGGCAGATCGACGCGATACTTCAGAAGCTCTCGGAGCCGGTGCGCGCCGCTTTCCTGATGTCCCAGCTCGACGGTCTGACTTACGAAGAGATCGCCGGACGACTCTCCGTGTCCACGCGGACCATCAAACGTTATATGGCCACCGCATTCGAAGAATGCCTTTGCGCGATGTACGAAGTATGA
- a CDS encoding FecR domain-containing protein, giving the protein MSNDKLDPQLFRQAAQLLTRLHSGSATDADHAAFSRWQTQSDAHRRVGELAQQLRRQFEGVPQGLSNALRRDQDVLKTRRQVVRALSMLAVLGPTAWLASRMPWQVWSADYRTATGAQRDVRLADGTHLILNTGSAVDVVSSTSMQKVVLREGEVMVLPASTGQTTLSVQTVEGSVGSTGAQFSVRQLSGLTRVAAFIGDVLLSPASGTPSRLRQGQCCTFTRDTVTAPQAVNEHDALWTRGLIYADNMRLADLIAELSRYRSGVLRCADDVANLRVSGIYQVSNTDATLALIERAYPVHVQSITPYWTSVEARGSGADDSPKPAATQHNT; this is encoded by the coding sequence ATGAGCAACGATAAACTCGACCCCCAGCTATTCCGGCAGGCAGCGCAACTGCTGACGCGCCTCCATTCCGGATCCGCCACTGACGCAGACCACGCCGCGTTCTCGCGCTGGCAAACGCAAAGCGATGCGCACCGACGCGTCGGGGAACTGGCGCAACAGTTACGTCGCCAGTTCGAAGGGGTTCCGCAGGGGCTGAGCAACGCGCTGCGGCGCGACCAGGATGTGTTGAAGACACGGCGCCAGGTCGTCAGGGCCTTGTCGATGCTGGCCGTCCTCGGTCCGACTGCATGGCTCGCGAGCAGGATGCCGTGGCAAGTATGGAGCGCCGATTACCGGACGGCCACCGGCGCGCAGCGCGACGTCCGGCTCGCGGACGGCACGCATCTGATCCTGAACACCGGTAGCGCAGTCGACGTCGTGTCGAGCACGTCGATGCAGAAGGTCGTGTTGCGCGAAGGCGAGGTTATGGTGCTCCCGGCGAGCACCGGACAAACGACGCTGTCAGTGCAGACCGTCGAAGGATCGGTCGGATCCACAGGCGCGCAGTTCAGCGTGCGTCAACTGTCGGGGCTGACGCGAGTCGCGGCATTCATCGGCGATGTGCTGCTGTCGCCCGCTTCGGGTACTCCCTCTCGACTCCGGCAAGGACAGTGCTGCACCTTCACACGCGACACCGTCACCGCGCCGCAAGCCGTCAACGAACATGACGCGCTCTGGACACGCGGACTGATCTACGCCGACAACATGCGACTCGCGGACCTGATCGCGGAACTCTCGCGCTATCGCAGTGGCGTATTGCGCTGCGCAGACGATGTTGCCAATCTGCGCGTGTCGGGCATCTACCAGGTCTCGAACACCGACGCGACACTCGCATTGATCGAGCGTGCGTACCCGGTGCATGTCCAGTCGATCACGCCGTACTGGACGAGCGTCGAAGCACGCGGCAGCGGTGCCGACGACTCGCCGAAGCCGGCTGCCACCCAACACAATACGTAG